The genomic interval TGCAGACCACTGAGCACTGAATCTGAAGCCATGTTTGCATATGTGATGTGAGATCCAGTTTATACCCTTGAGGTTCTCAGTCTGGTGGAAgaggcaaatgagaaaacagcAAATACAATCTGTGGTATCAACAAATGCAGTCTGTGATGGGTCAACGCAGGATGCTAGAGGGAGAACAGAGGAAGGGCACCTCACCCTGcctcaggtgggggtgggggaagggaggactCCGGGAGGAAGTGATGTCTAAGCAGAGTCTttaaggatgagtaggagttacCCAGACAGTGATGAGTAGGAGCTACCAGACATAGGGAGGAGGGCGTTCCAGGCAGGATCACAGTATGAGCAAGGTGAAGGCCAGCAGGGTGTGTGAAATGCTGGCCAGAGGTAGGAGCTTTGAACTTTTGGGAATTACTGGACATGCATCCCCAGGCAAGGCGCTCTCACCATTCCAGAGAGCCTTCATTCTGCCCGCagccctctgcccccagccctgttTCATACAGTTTATTCCACAACTTCAAATCTCTTTCTTTCCAGCCTTGAGCTTCTCTAGCCCTGCCTCCCTCATAAGTTACTCATCCTAGAAACCTAGGAGTGGTCTTTGAGTCTTTCCTCTTTCTGGTCAGTGACCAGGTCCTGCCAAGCTTCCCCTGGAACTTTCCCCTCCTCTTGGCAGCACAGTGCAGGATGGCAGCAGGGTCCTAGTGTGTCTCCTGCCGCAGGCCCTGCTTTCCAGTCAGAGGGCACACGACCACTGGCTCAATGCTCTAGTGACTCCGTATTTCCCCTGGCCAAATCTGAATTCCTTTGCCTGGTGTGGAAGGTCCTGGATGATTTTGCTGTGGCCAGATGTCTCACTCCCACTCAACACACACCCCTTGCCTTAGTTGTGTCCTCTCCTCTTGGCTTCCTGAACCAGCCAGACTCCACCTCCCTGGGGTTTGCCCACCTTGGGCCCTTACCTGGGATCCCTTTCCAGGTCTCACCCCCTCCTGATTCTACCCACTGCATGCATGAGGCCCTCCTACCTGAATCAGGACCACTGTGACTAGCCTATCCCATAACTAACGTGCAAGACACCAGTAACCACTAAATAAACCATCACACATATTTCCATAGATGTTTCCATACATATCTCTTTCCCAGAAGATCTCAGATTCTGTAAGTGCAGGACATGCATCCTTCTTTGCTGATAAGGCTACATGATAGATCTCCCTGAGGGCTTCATACTGTTCCTTATCAATGGACATAGCACTCACCTTTCAACACTGGTCCCCACCTCCAGTCCTCTGCTTCTGGTTCATGGTTCTAACCCTGTTATATATCTGTCCTGACCTCTCCTCTCTTGGCCTCTGACCCTGGGCCTTTCTATCTTCAGTGACTTGCTCATTCCTGTCTCTGAGTCTTGGTTCATGCCATTCCTCCCACATAGCATACCTTCTTCTCTctgggaacccaggtctctcatccTCTTATCTTCAAACCATGAAAAGAATGTTCCAAAGGGCCTGTTGGCATGGACCTTTCCTACACCACATGCCGCATCCCAGACACCAACTCTTCTTGACCCTTGCCTTGGCTCCAGACCACTTTCTGAAAgcattctctttccctctcttggtAGGTTAAGCCTTCTGTTAAAGTCTGTCCATGGCTTCCAGGTCTTTGTGGCATAAAATCCATTTCCCTGAGCTCCCAGAGGGCAGAGGCTGGGTCTCTTCTCCTGTTATAGCTGCCTACCTTACAATTGCTCAGGATAGGATCCAGGGCTGAGAGAGGGTTGTGACTCTTCCATACACCATCTGTGtggccttaggcaagtcacttcctctctctgggtctcagtttcctcatctgttaaagggCGATAATAACACCTACCTCTTGGGAATGGTTTGTGGATCTAATGAGGTAATGGACTGAACGCGCTTTGCAAGCATAAAATGCTCCAGGAGTTCTGGGCTGCCTTTGCTGACATTATCATTATGAATAAGTGTTCCCCAGCTCTGGCAGCGCCCCTAGTCCTGGCTGCTTCTGTCTGCCCCCTGCAGGTCAGTGCCTTGCTGGTGAGCTGGAGACCTCGGACCTGGTGACCGTGGTGCTGGGCCAggatgccaggctgccctgcttCTATCGAGGGGATCCGGGCGAGCAGGTGGAGCAGGTGGCATGGGCTCGCGTGGATGCGGGCGAGGGCGGCCGGGAACTGGCACTGCTGAACTCCAAATACGGGCTGCACGTGAGCTCAGCCTACGAGGGCCGCGTGGAACAGCCGCCGCCCCCACGGAACCCCCTGGATGGTGCAGTACTGCTGCGCAATGCGGTGCAGGCTGACGAGGGCGAGTACGAGTGTCGCGTCAGCACCTTCCCTGCCGGAAGCTTCCAGGCGCGGCTGCGGCTCCGCGTTCTGGGTAAGGCCAGTTGCCAGAGACGCCAGAACCTCAGGCCCTGGGTCTTGGAAGGCAGAGCCAGAAGCAGGGGAATGCAGAGATGAATGGGGTGGGGTCGAAACAGGAAGAGATGGGGTCCTGTGGAACTGAGAGAGCTTCATTTAGCCCATCCAACCCCCGCCCCAATCCAGAAATTCTTTTCAGATGACCCCCAGAGCTTGATACAGCTTGATCAGCCTTGGGGAAGAATCCATTTATTAGGCTGGTCTTCCTTCTGTGGACCTGACATCTCCCTGTTGGTTACTCGCACCCTCTGCAGCGAGCCTTCTCTCTTCTGCACGACAGCCTCTCCACTAGATGTGACGCTCTGTCATGCCTCACTCAAATCTCTCCTTCAAGCTAAATTTACTAGTTTCTGCAACAGTTCTACCAGACACACTCATTCAGAGCCTCCCTCATCCTCCTGGGCTCCATTTAAAATACTGGGCCTAGACATGGACACAcaggcccagctctgcccagagtgGCTGTGCATGACCAGCGGGGCTCATGCCTGCCCTGATCCGGACCTTCAGTGAATGCGGTCGGGAGCCGCAGTTGCCTTGTAAACCACCTCTTGGCACTGTGGGCTCTCACAGTCAACGGATGCCCTGGGCTTATGGTCAAGTCCAGTCTTTTCCACGCTGGGCTTGGACTGTTAATgttatgaagataaaaataaagacgTTTATAGTTTTCCTTTATCCACATGGAATTTAGTAATACCAGCCATGGTAGAGAAGCCCGAGTGTGAATCTTGGCTTCACCACCCCATAGCTAATGATCTGGAATGAATCATTTAACCTCCCTGAGCTTCGGTTTCTTCAGCTatgaaataaggataataatacctacttcatGTTTGTTGAcaggattaaaagaaataatgtttgTAAAGTGTTGAGCACAGTACTGGGCCACATAGTCAGTGCTTTAAAAGTAgtggctattattattattattgttatatagATGTTATCTGGTTGGTTTTTAACTTGCCTCactatttttattagaaaaatgacCCGTACTCGTTGTAAATAATTCAAACGGTGGAGAAAGGCACACAGTCAGTTGAAATTCTACCACTCATTTGACATCTCTGTTGAtggtataaaagaagaaaaagctagACTGaactgggatggggtggggcctCCTCACGGGGGTTGTGAAGCTGGTGCTCTCCACCTCCCCTCACCTGCAGTGCCTCCCTTGCCCTCGCTGAATCCTGGTCCGGCGCTAGAAGAAGGCCAGGGCCTGACACTGGCAGCCTCCTGCACAGCAGAGGGCAGCCCGGCCCCCAGCGTTACCTGGGACACAGAGGTCAAGGGCACAGCATCCCACCGCTCCTTCACACACTCCCGCTCAGCTGCCGTCACTTCAGAATTCCATCTGGTGCCCAGCCGCAGCATGAACGGACAGCCACTTACCTGCGTGGTATCCCaccctggcctgctgcaggaCCAACGGATCACCCACATCCTCCAGGTGGCCTGTGAGTACTTGGGTAGGGCACCCCCACGGGCTCCAGGAAGACGGGTGCGACCCTGAGAGACCCTGAGGCCCACCAGTGTGGATCCTACAGCCCATGAGCACTAGTCCAGCGTGTAAGACCTGGAGCCCCTCCCAGATGACCTTGGCAAACCACTCCCTGACCTTCAGAGTCCTGCTTACAAAGGAGCTTGCCCTGATTTTCAGGTTTCAGGGAGGTCAGATATAAATAAGGAGTTAAAAGGATTTTGTGAAATAGTTTAGGATTTGAAGACAGATGGACTTGGAATGCACCCTAGTGTTGCTATTTACCAGCTGTTATTCAGTCaagattcattttcttcattagcAGGAGAGTAATTATATCAACTTTAGAGGGTTCTGATGGGAATTAGAAACGACAAATGCAAAGCCTCTCACATGGCACTTAGTGTATGGATGATACCAGGTCAATGGCAGATGTTGTTTTCCTGGCATTAGACTTCACGCCTCTGTGAGGGATGGCACTGGTTTCTACTCATACTAACACAGCATTTGGCACAAAGTAGGTCCTCAACAGATGTTTGTTAAAGAAATGAACGAGCtggaaattccctggttgtccagtggttaggactgcacaATTTCCCTGctgaggacctgggttcgatccctgatctgggatccCCACAAGCCGTGCTGCACAGttagggaaaataaaaaagaaatcaaggaactAGGAGGATGGTTAAACCTTTGAAGAATCAGAGAGGGGTTTTGCTTAGCACCTGTTTTTTGACTGGCACTATGCTAGGGCCCACAGGGGATTCAAAAGGTGTTGCCACGCTGCTATGCAAAGGAACATATAGGCTCGCTGCACAGGTAAACCAGCGTGGACTCTGAATGCAGGGGACGGAGCTGTCAGCAGAGTGGGGCTGGTCTAGGTTGGACTGCAGATGGGCAGgacagggaagggcagggagaggCCATTCCAGGCAGGGTGAGGCCTGGGACTGGGGGTCTTCGAGGAAGAGCATCACTCCcattctctctcctcccacctttcatTCCAGTCCTTGCGGAAGCCTCTGTGAGGGGCCTTGAAGACCGAAAGCTGTGGCAGGTTGGCAGAGAAGGGGCTATGCTCAAGTGCTTGAGTGAAGGGCAGCCCCCGCCCTCGTACAACTGGACACGGTAAGGGCCAAGCTTGAGCCTGGGATCCTTCCCTCGGGACCAACACGTACTCATCATGAAATGGGACAATATACTCTGAGCCCCAAATAAATTGGGGCACATGTTCAGACCAATACAAGAATATGCATGGTCACCAAACATTATTATTGGCTTATACCAGGGAGTGTGGGATACATGGCGATGCATAGAGAATTAGCTAATAAGTGCTTGGCTTTTCCCCttaactttaaaattatgaaatataatatGGTATTTAAATGTTAACACGTTTTATGTAAGTGCCTGAAGTGGATAAGACAAAAGGATACAGCTGACTGTGACTGCTGTTAAAGCAACACTTCTATAGCCGCTGTCACATCGCCAGCACCTTTAGAAGCACCCTCCCGTCTCTGCTAGCTCCCTGGCTTTTTTCCAAGGTCTGAGATGTCCAGAGAGTCAGGGAGGGGGTCAGGGGCACATATGTGTGAGCCCATGACAGGCATGCTCTCACATATGAGCAGATGAGCCATGTATGTGGCCTCGTGCCTGGGCCTCTGTTCATGAATCCTACCTTGCAATGTCAGGGGTATTGGGGCATACAGTCACGTTTGCCAAGTACATCTGAGCCCAAATAGGAATGCAGAGTCCTGTCATACGGACTTTACACCATGTGGACCTGGTGCTCAGTGCTGAGTGACGTGATGCCCACAGGAGCATGTGAGATGTGCGTGTGGATCTTCCCCGAGTGCGTGTTGGGGTGCCCAGGTCAGGCTGGGCGGCAGGGAGAAGGGGCCTCTGCCTAGACCTGCCTAGAGGAGGGAGGGGCACCGTGGGAACAGCCGGTGGCTCTGGGTGACGTCATGGGGGAGAGAGGTGGAGAGCCGCCCGGGCACGTTGGATGGTGGCAGCCTCAGCCCGCCCatcagcttccctgtcctccaggcTGGACGGGCCTCTGCCCAGTGGGGTACGAGCAGAAGGAGACACCCTGGGCTTCCCCACACTGACCACTGAGCACAGTGGCACATACGTCTGCCGTGTTAGCAATGCACTCTCCTCAAGGGATTCTCAGGTGGTGGTGGACGTTCTTGGTAAGCACTGGGGcaaaggctggggcctgggtcaGGGGCCTGGTGGGGGGCAACGGGAAGCAAGACAGGGAGTGAACTGGGAGAGTGTTTATTTGGAGGGGGCGGGACTGCACGTATTTTGCAGAGGGTCAGGCTGAGGGGGTGGTTTGGGGTATGTTTTGAGAGGACAGCGTGGGGCGGGCCAGAGATCTGGACGTCTGCCTTAGACCTTGGCCTGCCCACAGCAGACCCCGAGGACGCCGCCGGGAAGCAGGTGGACCTCGTGTCGGCCTCCGTGGTAGTGGTGGGCGTAATTGCCGCACTCTTGTTCTGCCTtctggtggtggttgtggtgctCATGTCCCGATACCATCGGCGCAAGGCCCAGCAGATGACCCAGAAATAGTGAGTACTGGCCCCTCCTGGGCGGGTCAGGTCAGCggggagcagagaggagacaAGCAGGAGGTGGGCCAGGCCTGAGGAGCGAGAGGAGGCTGGGTGGCCCCACGTCTGAGGAGCTTGTGGACCAGAGGTAGGCAGAGTCTCCTGGGAGGTGAGAAAGGCCTGGGGGCCTGGACCACAGCTGGGTGAGGGGAGCCTCACTGCCCGAGTGAGGGCAGATCCACATTCGAGGGTGTCACACGCACGGGCACATACATGGCACCAGGCACACACACTCTGCAGTCACACTGCTACCTGCAGCCACGCGCTCACACTTGCAGGGACGGCCCAGTGCCCAcaccctccagccccagctcATAGAGGCGCCGCCAGCCTAGGTTGGCCTTGGGAGGCTACCACTACCCTCAGCTCCTGACGAGGGGGTGTCTTCCCAGTGAGGAGGAGCTGACCCTGACCAGGGAGAACTCCATCCGGAGGCTGCATTCCCATCACTCGGACCCCAGAAACCAGGTGTGTGCGCCAGGGTCAGGGGTGTTCGTGGGGCCGGGGCCCCTCTGCAGGTCAGGAGCGTAGGAGGGTTGCACTGGGGGGAGGTGGCAGGGTGGGCAGCTCTTCTTTGGGCTGGCTCCTTTAGAAACCCCTCTTCATCACTGGCCTCAAGGTTGCTTGGGGAAGCCATGGTTAGCACTGGTTTCAGGGTGGGGTCAAGGTCAGGGTGGGGGAATGAGGACGTCTGTGGGGCGGGGGAAGGTGACTAGGGAGGCGCCTGAGCCCCATCCTGACTCCTCCCCGTGTCCGGGCCCTGCAGCCGGAGGAGAGTGTAGGGCTGAGAGCCGAGGGCCACCCCGATAGTCTCAAGGACAACAGTAGCTGCTCTGTGATGGTGAGGCCCCCGGCCCCACCGGTGTCCCCAGCACTCTGCTCAGGCCCCTCTCCCGGCCCCCGATGTGGTGCGTCAGCAGCCCCTCCACCAGCCCCCTTGCTGAGATTCATGCTGCCCGCCTGCCTCCCCTGACACCCCCAGCTATGCCCTTGCGCCTTCGTTCTCCAGTCCCCCCTTCCCCACACCTAACATTCACTCCTGCCCATCGCTGAGCTGCTGAGCAACCGTAACCCCTGCTTGTGCCTGACCTCTGGCCCCACCGTGCCCCAGCCAGCCCCTTCAAGCGTGGCCGCCCTGCCCAGGCTCCTGACTCGGCCCCTGCCCTTGGTCTCCAGAGTGAAGAGCCGGAGGGCCGCAGTTACTCCACGCTGACCACAGTGAGGGAGATTGAAACGCAGACCGAGCTGCCGTCTCCAGGCCCTGGgcgggcagaggaggaggaggatcgGGATGAAGGCATCAAGCAGGCCATGAACCATTTTGTTCAGGAGAACGGGACCCTGCGGGCCAAGCCCACGGGCAATGGCATCTACATCAACGGGCGGGGGCATCTGGTCTGACCCAGGCTTGCCTCCGTCCCCTAAGCCTGGCTCCCTCTGCTGACAGGGAAGCCTTCAGCTCATCCCCAGGGGGCCTCCCTATACACTCTTTTCTTGAGGAAGGTGCTCCCCACCCCACTGACTGCTTGACCTCCAGTCCTTCCAGTCCTTCCGTTGGAAAACGGAAGGGCTCTGCTGGCTGAGTCCCTCCCACAGTGTTTTCAGGTCGctgcgtgtgcatgcgtgcttgTTTGAGTGTGTGCTGAGTGTGCGTGCAGGGGTGACTGTGCCCGTGGCGTTCGTCATGCTGTCACAAGTGAACTGTGGTACGTGTGTCACCCGGTTCGGTGGCAATGTGGGGTGTACGTCACGGGGATGTGCTTGTGTGTTGTGCAGCTGTGGGACCTTTGCCTGTAAAATGCAGGTGTTTTCCTCAGACCCCAGAGCAGTATTAATGACGCAGAGCTTCGAGGTGGGAGGTGGAGACTTGGGCCAGATCCAGGTGTGCGGGCATAGCTGGAGCTGGAATCTGGCCTCCTGAGTTGGGGAGCAGGGCTCCCACCACTTGGGACCCGCTGGGGCAAGTGTGAAGTGGTGGGCCAGGGTCCGCCAGAAGCTCAAactgccctctggtggcctctgggccTGCTGCATGTACATACTTTAAGTAAATAAGCCTGCACAGGGGAGCTTCTTTAAGGAATATTGCCCCAAACTCATTAAGAGAAAAGACTTTTCAAAAAGCTGGGGACTCATCTGGATGTTTATCGTTACAAGGATTGCTTAAAGAGTCATCAGCCTACACAGGAATCCAGCAAAGCTAGACCTTGCTCGGGCCCGACCCCAGGAGGCTAATTCCTATGGTTCAAGGTGCTCCTTCTGAGGCATCTTAATctggaaagcctcatgggaagcAGACTAAGATCTGATGGAGTCTGGAGGAGGCGCGTGTGCCCCACAGTTACTGGTAACAAGAGGACAAGTAAGGTCCTTGGCCTCGCGGTTCCTCGGCTCTTCCCCTAGGCTCATGTTTTCTTAGTTGCGTGCACGGGTGTTTGTGGTCCCTTGGTGAGGGGGTCACTAGGACTTGGTGCCAAGGCTGGTTTAGTCATGGTATAAGGGAGAGAGAATAGTGATAATAGAACCAGGGAGGGTAAGAGTTCAAGTGAGGTGAAGGAGCTACTGGGAGCAAGAATATCCCCTTTTCCCCAGGGGTCTCAGGGTCACTAACTTGGGGTTCTTTCAGCAGTTTcgctgggtgggggctgggcttagatgaggtccatttttgcCTGCCTGACCCAAATACATTCAACCAGGATACCTAGATTTAGTACCAAACCCTGCTCAGCCTGAACTCTGCTGGATTTCTGACCAAAGGAGGGTCTCTCATCCCCTGCTCTGCAGCAGCCAGGACTTTGCATGTGGACCTGAAGATATGGAATTCTAGTATGTACATTTTGTGTAAATATGTGTATAGTTGTACATAAATgatattctgtttttaaataaacagataaaaccTGTTCTTTCTGGTTCCTGTCTTGCTCCCTGAACTGTGTAAATCCTGAACCTCAGTACTTTTCGGTCTCAGGACACCCTCCCTGTGGTTCCAAGTTGGGGAGGAGCTAGGATGCCTGGAACTGGGAGGGACAGGGGGAGAGAAATGGTCTCCACAAGACCTTGAGCCATCTCTGAGAGTCCCCAGGTAGGACAGTGGAAGGGAAGACCCCTTCCAGGATAGGCAGTAACTCAGTTGGGCAGTATTTTATATCCTATCATCTTTTATTGGAGTCTTACTACAACAGGCCTGGAAAGTAAACAGCAGTGTAAATTGTTTATGGTCAAAGAACCCAAAACTCAGATGGGTTCCACAGGATATTAGAGTTGGAAGGATTTACAGGTCATCTTagtcttctcttcattttttcatatGTGTAGAAACCGAGGTTTAGCGCGGTCATGTGGCTTGAATGACACTGCAGGCGTGTGAGAGTCGGAGGCTGGGCCTCCTGCCTCCTTAGTGTGCCCTGCACAGTCCTGCGTTGCTCTGCTCCCAGGCAGTTCTGGGGTATCAATCTCAGACCCCAGGATTCTGGTCTCTAAGAGTGCCAGTCACCTGCTTGTGCCCCAGGCGCTACCACCCCACCCAAGGGCTCTGACATCACCTCCTCTTGACCAATGAGCAGAGGCCCAGCAATGGGTGAGGATGTGAATGTCAgctacctcccccaccccagccctgtggTTGCAAAGATGCTCTAACAGGAAGCGGGTTTAAGGAGCTGCACGGCTTCCTGCCGCCCCAGGGCTGAGCAGGGCGAGAAGGGCGAGTGCCAGTCTCGGCCACGAGACACAGCTTCTTGCCGGGGTCCTAGCAGCTTCCTCTTCCACAGCTACTTCCGTGTGGCCGGGGCCCCAGAGGCAGGAGCTGCTGCCCATTGCCCaggccaccctccacccccagttCTGAGCCCTGCCCCCCTGGGGCCAGGCCAAGCCCAGAGGCTGGCTTGGGATCCCATGGGGGACTAGTAGGGCGAAGGTCTTGGGGGACCGAGGTGGCTGGGCCAGGGCCCTGGGGCTCCGGCCATGAAGTCtcggcagaaaggaaagaagaagggcAGCTCAAAGGAGCGGGTGTTTGGGTGTGACTTGCAGGAGCACCTGCAGCACTCAGGCCAGGAGGGTAAGGAGGCCAGCCCGGAGCTGCTGTTGGGTGGACAGAGAGGCACGGGGCTTCGCCAGCCTGATCGAATTTGAGGGTACAGAAGCAGTTTTTCCGGGAGCTCATGGAGAAGGGGCAGAGGCATGGGGTCACCCCCAGGAGGCTGATGCGCAGGCAGAGCCGGAAATGTGGCTCGGTGAAGAAGACTGAGGAGCTCTTCCGTGGGGCCGCCTAGGGTGAAGAGCCTGGGGATAAGAATGAGGACACTTGAGAAGGTGGAAAGACTGGAAACCCAGGGGAGGGAGAAGAAGTGGCGGGGAGAAGATGACAGCTGTGGGCCAGGAGGGGAGGGCTGAGGGGACAGGGTCAGAAAATGAGCGGCTGAGGAGCATGGACAGTCCTTGAGTCTGAATGAAAGAAGGGCCCCTGGAGGGGGTGCGGGTGGTACATGGGAAGGATGGGGATTTCCTGGTTGGAGGAGAAGAGGTTACGGGCCTTTGGTCTCTTTGCAGCCTTGCTGGGCCACAGGTGAAGATGTGGGGTAGGGGTGGTCCCCTCCCCCAGTCTCTGTGATTCTCTGGTTTTCCCTGTGtaaaggagaagcaggttcaaagTGGAGGGTAAGGCGAGAAGCCGCTAAAATGGGGAACACCAGAAGAGTAAGAGGGATGGCCTGAGCCTGGTTtgaaggtgggggtggagggtacAAAGGAAGGTGGGCATGAGGACCGCCCGGGGACAGCACCCTCCCTGGATTGCCTAGGAGGGGCTTGGGAACCAGCAGGGCCAGAACAACACTGGCCCCCAACTATGCTTGGTGTGGAGTAGACACTCAGAAACATTTCTGGATTTGACTTGGAATTGAATGCATATATTCTGACTTGCCCAGCCCAGCTTGTTTTTTGGTACTTTGAGCTCCTCCCAAAGAAGGACACGATTTCTAtcgcccacccccccccccaaccccaccccaatcTGTCATTTCCTCTTTGTCCTCCTCTCTGCTCTGGGCTGTGGTGCCTGCAGTGGGTCCCAGCTCATTTCCTGCTCTTAGGCCCGCCCCTGTGTCTCCAGACGCCTccttccccttttctcctcccctaGAGGCCCCCATCCCCACAGGCCTCGCTTAAGGGAAAACCCGGGCCCCCAGGAAGGGTGTACAACAGCCGAAGTGGTTTCTCTGCACCTTTCTCTTCTCACGGGGCAGAGCCCAGCAGCCAGCGCAGAGCTAACAAGTGGAAtcacaatcttgagaaagatggCTCTTGGCCGAGGGCCACATGCTTTAGCTGGGTCTGATGTTCTTCTAGTTCTCTGCAAACCCTCGGTTCAGCCTCCTCATCCTGGCACTGTCCTTCCCTGTGGACCCGCTGCCAACCTCCTGTTGAAACGCTGACCCCACAGCCAACCCAGATCCCACTCCTGTAATCTTCCTGGCCTCAGATGGTGCGGGGCATGTTCTCTGAAAGGGACAAACAGGTTGCTGGGTCCAGATCCTAAtgaatcccacagagagagagagagagaagcacctCCTGCCCTTCACCAAAGCCACATCTGAAACCAAGAGTGGAGGAGAATCTTAGGCTGCAGGGCAGCAGCACAGccttcctccatccctccagCTCCTCCTAGCGCAGACCAGTGGAAAGTTGAAGGATAGAGAGAAGCCATAATCGGCTTCTCTCTTTAAGCTAAGACCCAGCAAAAGTGAAAGTCCAGGCCAGTGGAAAGCTGTGTTTTTGGTTAATTTATCCTGATTATCTTGGGTTCCCAAATCCTTGCTGCGCTGCTCCATTTCAGCAGCCTCTcccagctctttgcctcagatAGGTCTCTTCCTTCCTAAGCCCTTATGTGTGTTGAGTTCTTCCTTTTTCTAAActttaactctttgagaccttgctCAGGTTTCTGATTCTCCAGGTTGCTAAGCTTAAGGCCCTCCTCCCTGACCCACCCTTTCACTCTCTTTGACTCTACCACCCCAACTCTGAGTCTTTCATCTCTGACCCCATTTCTCTTATCTCTGTCTCCCTGACTCCCCCATCACTCTGATCCTGTTATCTCCTCCCCCATCTCCTTGACCCATTTCCCCTATGGCTTTGACTCCTGAGGCTCTCGAATGTCTTCTTTCACGGCCTCCTCTGGAGGTTCAAAAATCAACAGAGAAGGATGGGGAAGACCTGACTTGGTTGCAGTTCATGTGAAAAGAGCTTGGGATTTAGGTGACAGCAAACTATGAGTTAACAGAGTGATGGCTAAAAGAGCTGGGCTAGCATTAGGGAAGAATGACAGCTTGAATGAGGAGGGTCTGCCCCGTCTCTGCATTCAATGCTGGGAACCTGAGGTTGGGAGACCCTGGCAAATGGGCCCAGATCCTGAAGCAATGGATGTCGAACTGCAGGGCCAGGACTAAGATGAGGCAAGAGAAGTGACTAGGGCACAAAATTTAAGGAAGCTCTCATGCTCAGGGCCAGGCAAGTGCCTTAGGTGCCTCTTTCTTAAGGAGGCATTCACTCTCAAGATCATTTATGTGCACAGCTGGCTCTGGCATGACCCTAAGAGTGAGTGCTTCCTTAAATTTTGCAGCCTTCAAAAAAAATGTGCAGCCTTGGTGCTTTCCTTCTCCTACCCAAGTCCTCATTCTGGGGTGCACGAGGGTAAAGGGTGTGGACACCAGGTCATACAAGGAGGGTTCAAAATAGTGTTTGatggatttattattttcttctgtatttataACTTACTTAATTCCGCAATGAGCTTGGGATGGATGACTTCCAAAACgccaaataaaaagaataaatgactgAAGGAATTAAGTTGAAG from Budorcas taxicolor isolate Tak-1 chromosome 3, Takin1.1, whole genome shotgun sequence carries:
- the NECTIN4 gene encoding nectin-4, whose amino-acid sequence is MPVSLGAEMWGPVAWLLLLLLASFTGQCLAGELETSDLVTVVLGQDARLPCFYRGDPGEQVEQVAWARVDAGEGGRELALLNSKYGLHVSSAYEGRVEQPPPPRNPLDGAVLLRNAVQADEGEYECRVSTFPAGSFQARLRLRVLVPPLPSLNPGPALEEGQGLTLAASCTAEGSPAPSVTWDTEVKGTASHRSFTHSRSAAVTSEFHLVPSRSMNGQPLTCVVSHPGLLQDQRITHILQVAFLAEASVRGLEDRKLWQVGREGAMLKCLSEGQPPPSYNWTRLDGPLPSGVRAEGDTLGFPTLTTEHSGTYVCRVSNALSSRDSQVVVDVLDPEDAAGKQVDLVSASVVVVGVIAALLFCLLVVVVVLMSRYHRRKAQQMTQKYEEELTLTRENSIRRLHSHHSDPRNQPEESVGLRAEGHPDSLKDNSSCSVMSEEPEGRSYSTLTTVREIETQTELPSPGPGRAEEEEDRDEGIKQAMNHFVQENGTLRAKPTGNGIYINGRGHLV